In Felis catus isolate Fca126 chromosome A2, F.catus_Fca126_mat1.0, whole genome shotgun sequence, the following proteins share a genomic window:
- the TREX1 gene encoding three-prime repair exonuclease 1: protein MGSQAPPPGPVQTLIFLDLEATGLPSSRPKVTELCLLAVHRCALESPPTPQGQPPTVPSPPRVVDKLSLCVAPGKACSPEASKITGLSTAVLAAHGRQRFDADLANLIQAFLQRQPQPWCLVAHNGDRYDFPLLQAELALLGLASVLDGAFCVDSIAALKALEQAGSHSEHGPRKSYSLTSIYTRLYGQAPPDSHMAEGDVLALLSICQWRPQALLRWVDAHARPFSTVKPMYGVVASAGTKPGPSATAATVSLTRARDTSPKLGRGRKPKALLPMEGPGASPREGLLAPLGMLAFLTLAIATLYGLSLATPGQ, encoded by the coding sequence ATGGGCTCGCAGGCCCCACCGCCGGGTCCCGTGCAGACCCTTATCTTCTTGGACCTGGAGGCCACTGGCCTGCCTTCCTCCCGGCCCAAGGTCACGGAGCTGTGCCTGCTAGCCGTCCACAGATGTGCCCTGGAGAGCCCACCCACCCCTCAGGGGCAGCCTCCCACAGTGCCCTCGCCGCCCCGGGTGGTGGACAAGCTCTCTCTGTGCGTGGCTCCAGGGAAGGCCTGCAGCCCAGAAGCCAGTAAGATCACGGGCCTCAGCACAGCTGTGCTGGCAGCACACGGGCGTCAACGCTTCGATGCCGACCTGGCCAACCTGATCCAAGCCTTCCTGCAGCGCCAGCCACAGCCCTGGTGCCTCGTGGCGCACAACGGCGACCGCTATGACTTCCCCTTGCTCCAAGCAGAGCTGGCTTTACTAGGTCTTGCCAGTGTTCTGGACGGTGCCTTCTGCGTGGATAGCATTGCTGCCTTGAAGGCCCTGGAGCAGGCTGGCAGCCACTCGGAGCACGGCCCAAGGAAGAGCTACAGCCTGACCAGCATCTACACACGCCTGTATGGGCAGGCCCCGCCGGACTCCCACATGGCTGAGGGGGACGTCCTAGCCCTGCTCAGCATCTGTCAGTGGAGGCCACAGGCCCTGCTGCGCTGGGTGGATGCTCACGCCAGACCCTTCAGCACTGTCAAGCCCATGTATGGGGTCGTAGCCTCTGCTGGAACCAAACCAGGACCATCTGCCACCGCAGCCACTGTATCCCTGACTAGAGCCAGGGACACTAGTCCTAAGCTTGGCAGGGGCAGGAAGCCCAAAGCCCTTCTTCCAATGGAGGGCCCTGGAGCCTCACCCAGGGAGGGCTTGCTGGCCCCACTGGGCATGCTGGCCTTCCTGACCTTGGCAATAGCCACACTGTATGGGCTGTCCCTGGCCACACCTGGGCAGTAG